One Helicobacter suis HS1 genomic window, TGGCTATGAGTGTTTGGAAGTTAAGATGAATGCACTAGGGGCTAAGATTAAACGGCTCAAAGAATCCATGTAATCATCACACCCCGCTCTTACAAACCAAGAGTGCGGGATTTTAGTTAATTCAGTGTTAGCATTAACATCGCATTTACTAGTATCTGTGTAATTTTTCTTTATTGCCAAGTGGGCTTAAAGAAATTAAATAATCTATACATGGGGAGGCTGTGCGCGCAAGTCTTTTACACATTCTGTAATTTTCTCAAGCATGTCTAATAAAAGAAAAGTATCCTTTTGATTTTTTAAGAAAATTTCACTAGTCTTAGTACTACTCATTAAAGGATTCTCAATGGATACATTGTTCCCCTTATCCCCTGAAAGTGCTACATTTCTTTTTAATGATGAATCTGGGCGATTGTATGCGTTTGATAGCACATCTGAAAATGATCTCTTTTCTATAGCGCTAGCATTGGCATCTGCTAATAATTGTTTTGAGTTTGACTTTTCTAAGGGCTCTTGGGTCTTTAAGTCAAAAAAAGATTTTCTAACTAAAACAGATGTTTCAGAATATGAGGATATATCAAAACTCACCGCTGATGAGGCTAAATCTTTATTATCTCTTAGTGCTGACGCGGTTAAATCTTTAGTGTCTAAATCTAAAGCTTCAAGATGTTTTACTGACATAAACGAGGTTAGGGCTTTAATATCAAAATCTAACTTTTGAAATAGCCTTTTGTTTTCTGCTTTGAGTGCCTCTATTGCCTCATTTGTGGGTGTCTGCTTGACTTTTTGCTCCCTTAGCACACGGTAGATACTATCCGCTTCTAATACACTACTATCTAGCAATGGCTTTTGCATGGGTTTCTCTAACCACATGTACAACTACTTCCCCGGGGTATTGTAAATTAGCTTGGATTTCCTTAGCAATATCGCGGGCTAAAAGCGTGATTTTGGCATCATTAATTTTATCCGGACAAACAATTACGCGTACCTCTCTACCCGCATCCATCGCAAAGACTTTTTCTACACCGCTTTTTTGGCTAGCGATGCGCTCTAAATCATGCATGCGGGCTAAAAAGTTCTCTGCCTCTTTACGCCTTGCTCCGGGGCGCGCGGCTGAAAGCGCATCGGCTGCACACACCGCCGCACATTCAATACTTTTAATTTCTTGGCGATCGTGGTGGGCATAAATTGCATTGATCACAACGGGGTGTTCGCCATGTCTTAAACACACCTCCGCGCCTAGTTCTACATGATCGCCTCCATGTTCTTGGGTTAGAGCCTTGCCAATGTCATGTAAAATACCTGCGCGTCTAGCTAGTTTGGCATCGCCTCCTAATTGTGCGGCAATGGTATCGGCTAAAATGGCCACTTCAATAGAGTGGGTTAATGCATTTTGTCCATAACTGGTGCGGTAGCGCATACGCCCTAAAAGCGTTTTGAGTTCTTGATCCATAGAATCTAATTGTAAATCTAAAATGATCTCTTCGGCTTGCTTTAAAATATTTTCTTCCATGTTAGCCTCTACCCGTTTATAGACGGTTTCAATACGAGCCGGTTGGATACGCCCATCTTCAATTAAAAGTTTTAAAGTTTGGGTGGCAATTTCGCGCCGGTAAAGATTAAAACAGCTTAAAGTAATGGTTTTAGATTCCTCATCAATGATGATTTCTACCCCACTAATACGCTTGAGAGCTTCAATATTCTTCCCATCTTTACCAATGATGCGGCCGATGAATTCAACGCTAGGCAAGGAAACCACACTGGTTAAATTTTCCACCGCAAAATCACTGGCAAATCTGGAAGTGGCCTCCGCTAAAATAAAATTAGCCCTC contains:
- the rny gene encoding ribonuclease Y, which codes for MERIFINSLLPCLLTGISVFWITKKSLTSKHRSLIKQAKAKADMLLYQAQVLYKTKEVESETLAHQLKQQYEEQIQTHNTSYQTRLNDLKSYEQQQQQHWNSKHKKLDQDKMALDDLKTQLQEEKRLQEQTCQEYNKLKQQALDTLMERSGYTQEEAQNMVLRLLEEELILQKGALVRRYEKQAKKEAKERANFILAEATSRFASDFAVENLTSVVSLPSVEFIGRIIGKDGKNIEALKRISGVEIIIDEESKTITLSCFNLYRREIATQTLKLLIEDGRIQPARIETVYKRVEANMEENILKQAEEIILDLQLDSMDQELKTLLGRMRYRTSYGQNALTHSIEVAILADTIAAQLGGDAKLARRAGILHDIGKALTQEHGGDHVELGAEVCLRHGEHPVVINAIYAHHDRQEIKSIECAAVCAADALSAARPGARRKEAENFLARMHDLERIASQKSGVEKVFAMDAGREVRVIVCPDKINDAKITLLARDIAKEIQANLQYPGEVVVHVVRETHAKAIAR